The following proteins come from a genomic window of Candidatus Francisella endociliophora:
- a CDS encoding amidohydrolase — translation MKKLLLFSIGFFICFSGFSNQKQKVSLLIKNGLVLTMNKNHDVIDNGVVVIKGNKIIDVGNKKIANKYLPKETIDAQNGIVMPGMINAHTHAGMSIFRSVGDDVADRLTRYLFPLEAKLVSPKLVYDATLHSAIEMVKGGVTTMVDMYYFEDYAAKAVKKIGMRGIMGETIMMNPTPDSKQPYGGIDYANSKLIPKYKDDELITPAYAPHATYTNDSKHLKEIEKLSKQNNVPIIIHLAETKAESEKYKKEYNKTPVEYLDSIGLLSDRLIAAHCIFVNENDIKLLKKNNVGVSHNVIANIKSAKGIAPALEMYNQGVDIGLGTDGPMSSNTLDIINQMSYVATMQKLKHSDRTVMPAETVVDMATIGGAKAIHMDDKLGSIEKDKLADIVIVETKSTNMNPIYNPYSVLVYSASPSNVDTTIVNGKVLMKNKKLLTYNEQKDREIVKSYAKKVDSVVTEMDSKL, via the coding sequence ATGAAAAAATTATTATTGTTTTCTATTGGATTTTTTATTTGTTTCTCTGGCTTTTCTAACCAAAAACAAAAAGTATCACTTCTTATAAAAAATGGTTTAGTTTTAACAATGAATAAAAATCATGATGTGATAGATAATGGCGTTGTTGTTATAAAGGGTAATAAAATAATTGATGTGGGAAATAAAAAAATAGCTAATAAATATCTTCCAAAGGAAACTATCGATGCTCAAAATGGGATAGTAATGCCTGGGATGATTAATGCTCATACTCATGCCGGAATGTCAATTTTTAGAAGTGTTGGGGATGATGTTGCTGATAGGTTAACAAGATATTTATTTCCATTAGAGGCTAAACTGGTAAGTCCTAAGCTAGTATATGATGCCACTTTGCATTCTGCTATAGAGATGGTCAAAGGAGGTGTTACAACTATGGTTGATATGTACTACTTTGAGGATTATGCAGCTAAAGCTGTTAAGAAGATTGGGATGAGAGGCATAATGGGTGAAACAATTATGATGAACCCAACACCTGATTCAAAACAACCGTATGGCGGAATTGATTACGCTAATTCAAAACTAATTCCTAAATATAAAGATGATGAACTAATTACCCCTGCGTATGCCCCTCACGCAACTTATACTAATGATTCAAAGCATTTAAAGGAAATTGAAAAACTATCGAAACAAAATAATGTACCTATAATAATTCATCTAGCTGAAACTAAAGCAGAATCAGAAAAATATAAAAAAGAATATAATAAAACTCCTGTTGAATATCTTGATTCTATAGGTTTGCTATCTGACAGATTAATAGCTGCCCATTGTATTTTTGTAAATGAAAATGATATTAAGCTTCTAAAAAAGAATAACGTAGGAGTATCTCACAATGTCATAGCTAATATTAAATCAGCAAAAGGTATTGCTCCAGCCTTAGAGATGTATAATCAAGGTGTCGATATTGGCTTAGGTACAGATGGTCCTATGAGTAGTAATACTCTAGATATAATAAACCAAATGAGTTATGTGGCAACTATGCAAAAGTTAAAACATAGTGATAGGACGGTTATGCCTGCTGAGACAGTTGTTGATATGGCAACAATAGGAGGCGCTAAAGCAATTCATATGGATGATAAATTAGGCTCTATAGAAAAAGATAAGTTGGCAGATATTGTAATAGTTGAAACAAAATCAACCAATATGAATCCTATATATAATCCATATTCGGTTTTAGTCTATTCAGCATCTCCTTCTAATGTTGATACAACTATAGTTAATGGTAAAGTTCTTATGAAAAATAAAAAATTACTTACCTATAACGAACAAAAAGATAGAGAAATAGTAAAGAGCTATGCTAAAAAAGTAGATAGTGTAGTAACAGAAATGGATTCTAAATTATAA
- the nadB gene encoding L-aspartate oxidase has protein sequence MITKKHDVAIVGGGLAGVVAAIELAENNVDVAIIYDQKVNFSASSYAQGGIAAIISSDDTIESHVADTIIASGNLANLDSVTQVVKNSSSSIKWLENHGVEFDKKADGEYSLHLEGGHSLARILHIKDYTGREVISRLYENLNKHKNIIVYPEHNVVELIKGKDKCVGLYAYDKNYQAVKFITKKVILASGGASGLYKYVTNATAGTGSAMIMANSIGCQLENLEFTQFHPTCFFGKAGEPILISEAIRGSGAVLETKKGIRIMKNIHEKQDLAPRDIVARQIYINMQAGREIYLNATHLSTAQWQEKFPYIYQNLLENGIDPAVARIPISPAAHYSCGGIKVDGNSQTEIENLYAVGEVSCTGLHGANRLASNSLLECIVYALEASKHILQNLDNDLIDNNQKFKLLESKNNYSEHISKIRQLMWDKVGLVRQEQNLLEAYQQINLLEDSLDKNTSLDNYDYKLENYRKTISLAKLTIESAIVRKESIGSHFLRNS, from the coding sequence ATGATTACAAAAAAACATGATGTTGCTATAGTTGGTGGAGGGCTGGCAGGAGTTGTCGCTGCTATAGAACTTGCTGAAAATAATGTAGATGTTGCAATTATATATGATCAGAAAGTTAATTTCTCAGCTAGCTCTTATGCGCAAGGGGGAATCGCCGCAATAATATCTAGTGACGATACGATAGAATCTCATGTTGCAGATACTATTATAGCAAGTGGGAATCTTGCAAATCTTGATAGCGTGACACAGGTAGTCAAAAATTCATCTTCATCAATAAAGTGGCTTGAAAATCATGGTGTTGAATTTGATAAAAAAGCTGATGGTGAGTATAGCTTACATTTAGAGGGTGGACACTCCTTAGCAAGGATCTTACATATTAAAGACTATACTGGTAGGGAGGTTATCTCAAGATTATATGAGAATCTTAATAAGCATAAAAATATAATAGTATATCCAGAACATAATGTTGTAGAACTTATAAAGGGTAAAGATAAGTGTGTAGGGTTGTATGCTTATGATAAAAATTATCAGGCTGTTAAATTTATAACTAAAAAAGTAATACTGGCATCAGGTGGAGCATCAGGTTTATATAAGTATGTAACTAATGCAACAGCTGGAACTGGTAGCGCAATGATTATGGCAAATAGCATAGGATGTCAGCTAGAGAATCTTGAGTTTACGCAATTTCATCCTACTTGTTTCTTTGGAAAAGCTGGAGAGCCTATTTTAATCTCTGAAGCTATTAGAGGAAGTGGAGCTGTACTTGAGACTAAGAAAGGTATTCGCATCATGAAAAATATTCATGAAAAACAAGATCTAGCACCTAGAGATATCGTTGCCAGACAGATATACATAAATATGCAAGCTGGTAGAGAAATATATCTAAATGCGACTCATCTAAGTACAGCTCAGTGGCAAGAGAAGTTTCCATATATTTATCAAAACCTACTTGAAAATGGTATAGACCCAGCTGTGGCTCGAATACCTATATCACCAGCGGCGCATTATAGTTGTGGTGGGATAAAGGTTGATGGTAATTCTCAAACAGAAATAGAAAACCTATATGCTGTAGGAGAAGTATCTTGTACAGGATTACATGGTGCTAATAGATTAGCGAGCAACTCTTTACTTGAATGTATTGTATATGCTTTAGAAGCTAGTAAACATATCCTTCAAAATTTAGATAATGATCTTATTGATAACAATCAGAAATTTAAATTACTAGAATCAAAAAATAATTATTCTGAGCATATATCTAAAATAAGACAGTTAATGTGGGATAAAGTAGGGCTAGTTAGACAAGAGCAAAATCTTTTGGAAGCATATCAACAAATAAATTTATTGGAAGATTCTTTAGATAAAAATACTAGCCTAGATAATTATGACTATAAGTTAGAGAATTACAGAAAAACTATAAGCTTAGCTAAGCTTACCATTGAAAGTGCAATTGTGAGAAAAGAAAGTATTGGTAGTCATTTTTTGCGAAATAGTTAA
- the nadC gene encoding carboxylating nicotinate-nucleotide diphosphorylase encodes MSEVMLNTNQIKEVPFDIIQRLVKESLAEDVASGDITAQLARDINTIAFCITREDMVLCGQAFANEVINQVDKDIQITWFYNDADKVAAGEKIFELKGNARSILTAERAMLNFIQMLSGTATTTNNLVTLIANYKTKLLDTRKTIPSFRLAQKYAVKCGGGFNHRIGLFDGYLIKENHIRSAGGIAQAVTKAKDLDSSKIIEVEVTNLDELDQAINTGANIVMLDNFPLKDIYTAVNLAKGKIALEVSGNIDADSIVEMAKTGVDFISSGAITKHIKAIDLSMQVQL; translated from the coding sequence ATGTCTGAAGTAATGCTAAATACTAATCAAATAAAAGAAGTACCTTTTGATATTATACAAAGGCTAGTAAAAGAATCTTTAGCTGAAGATGTTGCTAGTGGAGATATCACAGCTCAATTAGCTAGAGACATAAATACTATAGCTTTTTGCATTACTCGTGAAGATATGGTTTTATGTGGTCAAGCATTTGCTAATGAAGTTATAAATCAAGTTGATAAAGATATTCAAATAACATGGTTTTATAATGATGCTGATAAAGTAGCAGCTGGTGAGAAAATCTTTGAGTTAAAAGGTAATGCTAGAAGCATATTGACTGCAGAAAGAGCAATGCTTAATTTCATTCAGATGTTATCTGGAACTGCTACAACAACAAATAATTTAGTTACACTTATTGCTAATTATAAAACTAAACTGCTTGATACGCGTAAAACTATACCAAGCTTTCGCTTAGCTCAAAAATATGCAGTCAAATGTGGTGGTGGATTTAATCATCGTATTGGGTTGTTTGATGGTTATTTAATTAAAGAAAACCATATTCGATCTGCTGGAGGTATTGCTCAAGCTGTCACAAAAGCTAAAGATCTAGATAGTAGCAAAATAATAGAGGTTGAAGTTACGAATTTAGATGAGTTAGATCAAGCTATAAATACTGGAGCTAATATTGTCATGCTTGATAATTTTCCTCTTAAAGATATATATACAGCAGTTAATTTAGCTAAAGGTAAAATAGCTCTAGAGGTCTCTGGAAATATTGATGCTGATTCAATAGTTGAGATGGCTAAAACAGGTGTTGACTTTATATCCTCAGGAGCAATAACAAAGCATATAAAAGCAATAGATTTATCTATGCAGGTTCAGTTATAA
- the nadA gene encoding quinolinate synthase NadA, giving the protein MLNQELIKDKISQARKELPSLKIKDAEKQQYMQEIKDLLKQNNACLVAHYYVDDEIQELAEQTGGFVGDSLAMAKFGLESSCDTLVVAGVRFMGDSAKILSPEKKILMPTLQAECSLDLSCNNGEFEKFIKANPDREVVVYVNTSAEIKALADWTVTSSNALEICSHLHKQGKKILWGPDRFLGDWITKQTGADMLLYDGSCIVHEEFKAQALDDLMLEYPDAAVLVHPESPAEIIKRADAVGSTSQLIAASKDMENDKFIVATDIGVFHKMKQLSPHKQFIPAPTAGRGATCQSCAKCPWMKLNQLKNLKDCLINQTNEIFIEEEVRQKALVPLNRMINF; this is encoded by the coding sequence ATGTTAAATCAAGAACTTATAAAAGACAAAATATCGCAAGCTAGAAAAGAGTTACCTAGTTTAAAAATCAAAGATGCTGAAAAACAGCAATATATGCAAGAAATCAAAGATTTGCTAAAACAAAATAATGCTTGTTTAGTAGCTCATTATTATGTTGATGATGAGATTCAGGAGTTAGCTGAGCAAACCGGAGGCTTTGTAGGTGACTCTCTTGCTATGGCTAAATTTGGGCTAGAAAGCTCATGTGATACTTTGGTTGTCGCAGGGGTTAGATTTATGGGTGACTCAGCGAAAATTCTTAGCCCTGAGAAAAAAATTCTAATGCCGACCTTACAAGCAGAGTGTTCACTAGATTTAAGTTGTAATAATGGTGAGTTTGAGAAGTTTATAAAAGCTAATCCTGACAGAGAGGTGGTGGTATATGTAAATACTTCTGCTGAGATCAAAGCTCTAGCTGACTGGACGGTAACTTCTTCCAATGCTTTAGAAATTTGTTCGCATTTACATAAGCAGGGTAAGAAAATTCTTTGGGGACCTGATAGATTTCTGGGAGATTGGATCACTAAGCAAACAGGTGCTGATATGCTACTATATGATGGTAGTTGTATTGTGCATGAAGAGTTTAAGGCTCAAGCTCTTGATGATTTGATGCTTGAATATCCAGATGCAGCAGTTTTAGTTCATCCAGAATCTCCAGCTGAAATTATCAAAAGAGCAGATGCTGTAGGCTCTACTTCACAGCTCATAGCAGCAAGTAAAGATATGGAAAATGATAAATTTATAGTTGCTACAGATATTGGTGTATTCCATAAGATGAAGCAGTTATCACCACATAAGCAGTTTATCCCAGCACCAACAGCCGGCCGAGGTGCTACATGTCAATCATGTGCAAAATGTCCGTGGATGAAACTTAACCAACTTAAAAATTTAAAAGATTGCTTAATTAATCAAACAAATGAAATTTTTATAGAAGAAGAAGTTCGCCAAAAAGCTCTTGTTCCTTTAAATAGAATGATAAATTTCTAG
- the gmk gene encoding guanylate kinase has protein sequence MSNYIFIVSAPSGAGKSSLLKAFLETKTGKNNFAVATSHTTRDPRAGETNGKEYHFVTIAEFEKMLKNDGFIEYAKVFKNYYGTSKAEIDKLLAAGKNIILEIDWQGAQQTRAIYGEKAKSLFILPPSMEELRKRLEARNTDSKETIDYRMDQAEDEISHADEFDCQLVNDDFSQSLEQLCNYFEENIQG, from the coding sequence ATGAGTAACTATATATTTATAGTTTCTGCACCATCTGGTGCTGGTAAAAGTTCTTTATTAAAAGCTTTTTTAGAAACGAAAACAGGTAAAAATAATTTTGCTGTAGCTACTTCTCATACAACTAGAGACCCTCGAGCTGGTGAAACAAATGGTAAAGAGTATCATTTTGTTACTATAGCCGAATTTGAAAAGATGCTTAAAAACGATGGTTTCATTGAGTATGCAAAAGTTTTCAAAAACTACTATGGTACTTCAAAGGCAGAAATAGATAAACTTCTTGCTGCTGGTAAAAACATTATACTAGAAATAGACTGGCAAGGTGCTCAACAAACAAGAGCTATATATGGCGAAAAAGCTAAGAGTTTATTTATACTGCCACCATCAATGGAGGAGTTAAGAAAACGCTTAGAAGCTAGAAATACTGATTCAAAAGAAACTATAGATTATCGTATGGATCAAGCAGAGGATGAGATTTCTCATGCCGATGAATTTGACTGTCAGTTAGTAAATGATGATTTTAGTCAATCATTAGAGCAGTTATGTAATTATTTCGAAGAAAATATCCAAGGTTAA
- a CDS encoding DEAD/DEAH box helicase, giving the protein MNSETKKDFSQLGLSQDIVDTVTKLGYENPTPIQQYAIPYILSGRDVLGQAQTGTGKTAAFALPLINNMDFESRDRAPQVLVLAPTRELAIQVAEQFEAFAKSIPNLDVACIYGGQEYGSQIRALKRGVKVVVGTTGRVMDHIEKGTLQLDNLRALVLDEADEMLRMGFIDDVRYVLSHVSDECQRLLFSATIPTDIADIIQEYLRNPCKIQVKAKTKTANTVTQKFIVIKGFRKIDALDRLLEVEETDGVIIFVKTKTSTIEVADNLKALGYKAAAINGDMQQSQREYIVDQFRNSKSDILVATDVVARGIDLERISHVVNYDLPNDADTYVHRIGRTGRAGREGVSISLVPLKDMRFLRIVERFTSSPMQEIFMPSAKDLADSRIANFKTRIASAIEKNKSLDKYKEIITGIRDELELDSDDLLAVLTLLTQGKKSFFPREIQARDDRPRRDRNDRNSRDGRRNDRFERRGDRNDRGDRGDRRFDRSERKPRRAPNIDLTTYKLEVGRDNDVQPRNIVGAIANEGNIDSKHICNISIQKDYTLVDLPANLSPKVVGHLKKVWVAGKKLNITAQ; this is encoded by the coding sequence ATGAATTCTGAAACTAAAAAAGATTTTAGCCAGCTTGGGCTAAGTCAAGATATTGTAGATACTGTTACTAAATTAGGATACGAGAATCCTACTCCTATCCAACAGTATGCTATTCCATATATCTTATCGGGTAGAGATGTGCTAGGTCAAGCACAAACGGGTACAGGTAAAACAGCAGCGTTTGCATTACCTTTAATAAATAATATGGATTTTGAATCTAGAGATAGAGCTCCTCAAGTTTTAGTATTAGCTCCAACTAGAGAGTTGGCTATACAAGTTGCAGAACAGTTTGAAGCTTTTGCAAAAAGTATTCCTAATTTAGATGTCGCTTGTATATATGGTGGTCAAGAGTATGGCTCACAAATTAGAGCACTTAAAAGAGGTGTTAAAGTTGTAGTCGGTACTACAGGTCGTGTAATGGATCATATTGAAAAAGGCACATTACAGCTTGATAACCTAAGAGCGTTAGTACTTGATGAAGCTGATGAAATGCTTAGAATGGGCTTTATTGATGATGTTAGGTATGTATTAAGTCACGTATCTGATGAGTGTCAAAGGTTGCTTTTCTCAGCGACTATCCCTACTGATATTGCTGATATCATTCAAGAATATCTTAGAAATCCTTGTAAAATACAAGTAAAAGCTAAGACAAAAACAGCTAATACTGTTACACAAAAATTTATAGTAATCAAAGGCTTTAGAAAAATTGATGCTCTTGATAGACTGCTTGAGGTTGAAGAGACTGATGGCGTAATAATTTTTGTAAAAACTAAAACAAGTACTATAGAAGTTGCGGATAATCTTAAAGCACTAGGCTATAAAGCTGCAGCTATCAATGGTGATATGCAACAATCGCAAAGAGAGTATATTGTAGATCAGTTTAGAAATTCTAAATCTGATATTTTGGTAGCTACTGATGTTGTGGCTCGTGGTATTGATTTAGAGAGAATTTCTCATGTGGTTAACTATGATCTTCCTAATGATGCTGATACTTATGTACACAGAATTGGTCGTACAGGTAGAGCAGGGCGTGAAGGTGTATCTATTTCATTAGTTCCTTTAAAAGATATGCGATTCTTGAGAATTGTTGAGAGGTTTACTAGTTCGCCGATGCAAGAAATATTTATGCCAAGTGCAAAAGATCTTGCAGATAGTAGAATTGCAAACTTCAAAACTAGAATTGCTTCAGCTATCGAGAAAAATAAATCTCTTGATAAGTATAAAGAAATTATCACAGGTATTCGTGACGAATTAGAGTTAGACTCAGATGATCTTTTAGCTGTACTTACATTGCTTACTCAAGGTAAGAAATCATTCTTCCCAAGAGAAATACAAGCTAGAGATGATAGACCTCGTAGAGATAGAAATGACAGAAACTCTAGAGATGGTAGAAGAAATGATAGGTTTGAGCGTAGAGGCGACCGTAATGATAGAGGTGATCGTGGTGATAGACGCTTTGATAGATCAGAGAGAAAACCTCGCAGAGCTCCAAATATAGATTTGACTACATATAAGTTAGAAGTTGGTCGTGATAATGATGTTCAGCCTAGAAATATCGTTGGTGCTATAGCTAATGAAGGAAATATTGATAGTAAACATATTTGTAATATTTCTATTCAAAAAGACTATACTCTAGTTGATCTACCTGCAAACTTATCTCCTAAAGTTGTCGGTCATCTTAAAAAAGTTTGGGTAGCTGGTAAAAAATTAAACATCACTGCTCAATAA
- a CDS encoding peptidylprolyl isomerase, whose amino-acid sequence MKASARHLLVQSESECQQIKSDINEGKITFEEAAKKHSLCPSGARGGDLGTFSQGQMVPEFDKVVFNDELNTVHGPVQTQFGYHLLEVTSRG is encoded by the coding sequence ATGAAAGCTTCAGCTAGACATTTGCTAGTACAATCAGAATCTGAATGTCAACAAATCAAAAGCGATATAAATGAAGGTAAAATCACATTTGAAGAAGCAGCTAAAAAGCATTCTCTATGCCCATCTGGTGCTAGAGGTGGTGATTTAGGTACTTTTTCTCAAGGGCAAATGGTTCCTGAGTTTGATAAAGTAGTGTTTAACGATGAACTAAATACAGTTCATGGTCCAGTACAAACTCAATTTGGTTATCATCTATTAGAAGTTACATCACGCGGATAA
- a CDS encoding sugar MFS transporter yields the protein MSPSRNHITFVSVTLAFFMWGLLTSLNDVLIPHLKELFTLNYAQAMLVQFVFFMAYALLSIPASRVLQRFGYKWAIAIGFAVAGFGCLGFLPSAEYAVYGYFLISLFVLATGIVILQVAANPYVSLLGDRKNSSARLTFAQGLNSLGTTLGPALGGVFILGAIAAANGNEDIVITAIQHPYLALAVVMFCLSLYFIFFPLPQLKEEEIPEDHINISKKPIWEYKHLILGCVAIFAYVGAEVSIGSFLINYLGTDHVLSLAPAKAASFVAFYWGGAMVGRLIGAVVLTRVKPSKAVTFNAVLAIMLVLISMFSFGNIALYSIVAVGLFNSILFPTIFSLAVRELGEKTSLGSGLLCVAIVGGAIIPVIQGVIADHIGITMSFIVPIVCYLYILFFGTYGYDSQVRLS from the coding sequence ATGAGTCCAAGTAGAAACCATATTACATTTGTCAGCGTTACGCTGGCTTTTTTTATGTGGGGATTGCTCACATCTTTAAATGATGTTTTGATTCCTCATTTAAAAGAGTTATTTACCCTTAATTATGCTCAAGCAATGTTAGTACAGTTTGTGTTTTTTATGGCATATGCGTTGTTATCAATACCTGCTTCTAGAGTATTGCAGAGATTTGGTTATAAGTGGGCAATTGCAATAGGTTTTGCCGTTGCTGGGTTTGGCTGCTTAGGGTTTCTACCTTCTGCTGAATATGCTGTGTATGGATATTTTTTGATTAGCCTATTTGTTTTAGCTACAGGTATTGTTATTTTACAAGTAGCTGCAAATCCATATGTATCTTTACTTGGAGATAGAAAAAACTCTTCTGCTAGACTTACTTTTGCACAAGGACTTAACTCTTTGGGTACTACTTTGGGACCTGCTCTTGGAGGAGTTTTTATTTTAGGTGCTATAGCGGCAGCTAATGGAAATGAAGATATTGTTATAACAGCAATTCAACATCCTTATTTAGCTCTTGCTGTTGTTATGTTTTGTTTAAGTTTATATTTTATTTTCTTTCCTTTGCCTCAGTTGAAAGAAGAAGAGATACCTGAAGATCATATAAATATTTCTAAAAAACCTATTTGGGAGTATAAACATTTAATATTAGGTTGTGTCGCAATATTTGCATATGTTGGAGCAGAAGTTAGTATAGGAAGCTTTTTAATTAATTATTTAGGAACGGATCATGTTTTATCTTTGGCTCCTGCAAAAGCTGCTAGCTTTGTTGCTTTTTATTGGGGTGGAGCTATGGTTGGCAGATTAATAGGAGCAGTTGTCTTGACAAGGGTTAAACCATCTAAAGCTGTGACGTTTAATGCAGTGTTAGCAATAATGCTAGTTTTAATCTCAATGTTTTCATTTGGTAATATTGCCTTGTATAGTATCGTTGCGGTAGGCTTGTTTAATTCAATACTGTTTCCGACAATATTTAGTTTAGCTGTTAGGGAGTTGGGAGAAAAAACTTCTCTGGGGTCAGGGCTTTTGTGTGTTGCTATAGTCGGAGGAGCTATTATACCTGTTATTCAAGGAGTAATAGCTGATCATATAGGTATAACAATGTCTTTTATTGTGCCAATTGTATGCTATTTGTATATATTGTTTTTTGGAACTTATGGGTATGATTCTCAAGTTAGGTTGTCATAA
- a CDS encoding sugar porter family MFS transporter, translating into MKEKKINFITVKIAVIAALAGLLFGMDTGYINGSLKFIAQSFHLTESQQGHVASILLVGAAIGALFSGVLSKKFGRRKVLIIAGGIFSLATLVSIFAPNYEVFFIARFVLGVGVGVASFIAPLYLSEISPKEFRGALVGMYQLMITIGIFLVFVTNSALEQTGSWRLMMVALAIPSVLMFVGCLTLPRSPRWLVLVGKNDEAEITLKKIRNSESEAVAEYQEIKETTVLNVNPFSMLKHKYFIKVLFLGMALQVFQQLTGINVFMYYSAQIFEGAGFANPMISTITIGLLNVITTVLAIKYIDRFGRKPILYFGLALVIISCLVVGFIFSTHHVVGQAMNLSETLQWTALAFCLIFVFGFAIAMGPIVWIVCSEIQPAEGRDLGVTASTMSNWVSNAIIVNFSLAFVIHSPGKVFIFFGVASILCLIFVKFFVPETKDVSLEQIENNLRAGKPLAKIGS; encoded by the coding sequence ATGAAAGAAAAAAAAATTAATTTTATAACAGTTAAGATAGCTGTTATAGCAGCCCTAGCTGGTTTACTTTTTGGGATGGACACAGGTTACATCAATGGCTCACTTAAATTTATAGCACAAAGTTTTCACCTGACAGAATCACAGCAGGGACATGTGGCTAGTATATTATTAGTCGGTGCGGCTATTGGAGCTTTATTTAGTGGTGTTTTATCTAAGAAATTTGGGCGTCGAAAAGTATTAATAATTGCTGGAGGAATTTTTTCTTTAGCTACATTGGTAAGTATTTTTGCTCCTAACTATGAAGTATTTTTTATAGCCAGGTTTGTTTTGGGAGTTGGTGTTGGTGTGGCATCTTTTATTGCTCCTTTATATCTATCAGAAATATCTCCAAAAGAGTTCAGAGGAGCTCTTGTTGGAATGTATCAACTAATGATTACTATTGGGATATTTTTAGTTTTTGTTACAAATTCAGCTCTTGAGCAAACTGGTTCATGGAGATTGATGATGGTAGCATTAGCAATTCCTTCAGTTCTAATGTTTGTTGGATGCTTAACCCTTCCAAGAAGTCCTAGGTGGTTAGTTTTAGTTGGTAAAAATGATGAAGCTGAAATAACACTTAAAAAAATAAGAAATTCTGAAAGTGAAGCTGTAGCAGAGTATCAGGAGATAAAAGAAACAACAGTGTTAAATGTTAATCCATTTTCGATGCTTAAGCATAAATACTTTATTAAAGTATTATTTTTAGGTATGGCTCTACAAGTATTTCAACAGTTGACAGGTATTAACGTATTTATGTACTACTCTGCTCAAATATTTGAAGGAGCTGGGTTTGCTAACCCAATGATTTCTACTATTACTATTGGTTTATTAAATGTTATTACAACAGTATTAGCTATAAAATATATAGATAGATTTGGGCGTAAGCCAATATTATACTTTGGTTTAGCTTTAGTAATAATTTCGTGCTTGGTTGTAGGATTTATTTTTTCAACTCATCATGTTGTTGGTCAAGCAATGAACTTATCTGAAACATTGCAGTGGACAGCTTTAGCATTTTGTTTGATCTTTGTTTTTGGTTTCGCTATAGCTATGGGACCAATTGTTTGGATTGTATGTTCAGAGATTCAGCCTGCAGAAGGAAGAGATCTGGGTGTTACTGCCTCAACTATGAGTAACTGGGTTTCTAATGCTATCATTGTTAATTTCTCTTTAGCTTTTGTAATACATTCACCAGGTAAAGTATTTATATTTTTTGGAGTAGCTAGTATTTTATGTTTAATATTCGTTAAATTCTTTGTTCCAGAAACTAAAGATGTATCATTAGAACAGATTGAAAACAATCTAAGAGCTGGAAAACCTCTTGCAAAAATTGGTAGCTAG
- a CDS encoding HIT domain-containing protein, which produces MFELDSRLKADTFEVCEYLDCKILVMNNSIVPWFIVVPFTDRTEWYQLDDSQQYNINKIINKLSDFIVKEYNTDKLNVATIGNVVKQMHIHVVGRFENDPVWPAPVWGSIESKLYAKQQIEHLIKKAKSIFN; this is translated from the coding sequence ATGTTTGAATTAGATTCGCGTTTAAAAGCAGATACTTTTGAAGTTTGTGAGTATTTAGATTGTAAAATTTTAGTGATGAATAATTCTATTGTTCCATGGTTTATCGTAGTTCCATTTACAGATAGAACAGAGTGGTATCAGCTAGATGATTCTCAACAATACAATATCAATAAAATTATAAATAAACTATCTGACTTTATAGTCAAAGAATATAATACTGATAAGCTAAATGTCGCAACTATTGGAAATGTTGTTAAACAAATGCACATTCATGTAGTAGGGCGTTTTGAGAATGATCCAGTTTGGCCAGCTCCAGTATGGGGGAGTATTGAGTCAAAATTGTATGCAAAGCAACAAATAGAGCATCTAATTAAAAAAGCCAAAAGTATTTTTAATTAA